The Procambarus clarkii isolate CNS0578487 chromosome 91, FALCON_Pclarkii_2.0, whole genome shotgun sequence region actgtgctaggagaaagggaggtaaaccaggcggccttggaagagttcgaaattacgagaggaggaggtcaagagacacctgctggatctggatgttagaaaggctgttggtccagacgggatctcaccatgggtactgaaagagtgtgcagaggcactttgcttgccactctccatagtgtatagtaggtcactggagacgggagacctaccagaaatatggaagacggcgaatgtggtcccaatatacaaaaagggcgacaggcaagaggcactgaactacaggccagtgtccttgacttgtataccatgcaaggtgatggagaagatcgtgagaaaaaacctggtagcacatctggagatttgacaaatcgccaacatgggttcagggagggtaaatcttgccttactggcttaatagaattctacgactaggtgacaaagattaagcaagaaagagaaggctgggcggactgcattttcttggattgtcggaaagcctttcacacagtaccgcataagaggctggtacataagctggagagacaggcaggtgtagctggtaagatgctccagtggataagagagtacctaagcaataggaagcagagagttacggtgaggggtgagacctccgattggcgtgaagtcaccagtggagtcccacagggctctgtactcggtcctatcttgtttctgatatatgtaaatgatctcccggagggtatcgattcatttctctcaatgtttgcggaagatgccaaaattatgaggattaagacagaagaggactgtttgaggtttcaaaaagacctagacaagctgaaggaatggtcgaataatggttgttagagtttaacccaaccaaatgtaatgtaatgaagataggtgtagggagcaggaggccagatacaaggtatcatctgggagaggaaattcttcaggagtcagagaaagaaaaagacttgggggttgatatcacgccagacctgtctccttcagcacatatcaagaggataacatcagcggcatatgccaggctggccaacatacgaacggcattcagaaacttgtgtaaagaatcattcagaactttgtataccacatatgtcaggccaatcctggaatatgcagccccagcatggagtccatatctagtcaaggataagactaaactggaaaaggttcaaaggtttgccaccagactagtacccgagctgagaggtatgagctacgagaagagactacgggaattaaacctcacctcgctggaagacagaagagttaggggggacatgatcaccacattcaagattctcaagggaattgatagggtagataaagacaggctattaaacacaaggagcacacgcacaaggggggacaggtggaaaatgaatgcccaaatgagccacagagatattagaaagaacttttttagtgtcagagtggttgacaaatggaatgcactaggaagtgatgtggtggaggctgactccatacacagtttcaaatgtaggtatgatagagcccagtaggctcaggaacctgtacacctgttgattgacagttgagaggcgggaccaaagagccagagctcaacccccgcaaacacaactaggtgagtacaattaggtgaatacacacacacgtcctGTTTTCTACGTGTGGGTCGCGCGGTAAAAGTTCGATTCGGAGTGTTTTAGCAGCCTATTTATTTTAGCACGACGTATccaatataacacacacacacacataacacgatATAACACACATTTCCACACGTATCCCCTGGTGGTGTAGAGCAGGAGAcaccccggacacacacacacacatttacacaaGTGTCACGGACCCCAGATGGCCGTATCTCAATTAACAAAATTTTAGCGAGAGAATTACCATACGAGTTTGTGAGAAAATTCTTTACTCAAGGAACGTATATGCGTATTACTGTATGCCAAGTATACTATACCTAGTAATTAGCTGTGTTAGTTTACTAATACATATATACGTATATGTCGAGTGGGGGGTCAGGTTAGAGGGAAGTGGATACATTTCATACGAGCCATGTTGCCAAGCCTATGTTAGTACCAATGTGtatgtatacacatacatacaatgTGTATGTATCAATAGTACCAATATGCACAGTTTGTTGATCCCAAATTGGCGGCTTTAAGAGCCAGGAATTATAcacaggagggagggaattattaggggtaaagcgccaagccattacgactatacagcgctGGGAAGGGattagggtttgggatgggagggggagtgaggggaggaggaaaggtgcccaagcacttggtggacggtcgggggattgaacgccggcctgcatgaagcgagaccgtcactctaccgtccagtatAGTGTTATTTACAGAGTGATGGGAGCCCCGAGTGAAAGCGTGACTGCAAGTGGAGCACATCTGATGGCCTGTGAGTGCTCACGAGTGCCACCAGACCAGCACGGTTTGTACAGCTGTCGGGTGACTGTCGTCTCGTGGCCCGGTCACCAGGTGACTGACTGGTGCTCGGAcaaacgtgtactcacctagttgtgcttgtgcttgcaaagagccaaagttgagctctggctctttggtcccgcctctcaactgtcaatcaacaggttcctgagcctactgggctctatcatatctacacttgaaactgtgtatggagtcagcctccaccacatcactgcctaatgcattccacctgttaactaccctgacactgaaaagttctttctaacgtccctgtggctcatgtgggtactcagtttccacctgtgtccccttgttcgcgtcccacccgtgttaaacagtttatcttcatctactctgtcaattcctctgagaattgtgtaggtagtgatcatgcctccccagcttactcttctgtcttccagtgtagtgaggtgcatttcccgcagcctttccttgtaactcatgcctcttagttctgggactagcctagtggcatacctctgaactttttcaagcttcgtcatgtgcttgacaaggtacgggctccatgctggggccgcatactccaggattggtcttacatatgtggttaccttaccttgaggtgcttctggggcttagcgtccccgcggcccggtcgtcgaccaggcctcctggttgctggactgatcaaccaggctgttggacaagattctgaatgtggtgtacaaggttctgaatgattccttacacaggttcctgaacgctgttctgatattagccagcctcgcatatgccgcagacgttattctttttatgtgggcttcaggagacaggtttggtgtgatatcaactcctagatctttctctctgtccgtttcatgaagtacttcctcccccattcggtatcctgtgtctggcctcctgtttccaccaccaAGTTTCATGACCTtatatttactcgggttgaaccttaatagccatttgttggaccattcattcagtctgtctaggtcatcttgtagcctcatactatcttcctcctccttaatcctcctcataatttttgcatcagcagcaaacaatgagagaaacgattctttaccctctgggagatcatttacatatatcaaacagtataggcccaaggactgacccctgcgggactccactggtgatgtctcgccagtctgagacctcacccctcacagtgactccctcgtcttctgttgcttaggtactcccttattcaatggagtaccttccattTCAATCTCTctctgagacagagagagagagaaagagactgaCTTTGAAAAAGATTGCTCGCGTAAGAGGCAAATTCTCAATTTTTAATCAAGCTCAACTTCTCCCTAATTTGTCCCTGTACCACTCACAATTCTATCCACTTCTGGAGGCTTCTTAACTCAATACAAGTTGCTAAGAAACCTTTCAATTATTCTAAAAATATTAACTTTAATATTAAAATATACCAGAGATGCTTTCAGTCACTTGAGCAAATCAATTACTGTGCACAAACTAGTATCATAAGATAGTGATGCATTTAGTGAATATAGCAACACTTTGCTCCACATAACAGCACTTCAATGGAAAATTTTGGGGGGACGGTTTCCTAGAGGCATTTAAGGAAAACTAAACCTTGATCAATGCCTTTAATATTAGCTAGAACTGTCGCGTAATTTGTGAATATATTGCCAGTGGTGTTATGtcatgttctcccccccccccctctcctttcttCCTGTTCGACCAACGTACTATTCGACCTCCCTCATTGCTGGAGCCTCTATATCCGACCTCCCCCTGTTCGACCCTCccactgcaacccgtcctcgactcaagtccattacatccagcggtcaaccccacagacgcattcataaattttaacatgctgttcattcaaaacgggaattttctcaagtataaattaatattataatatattggcatattgtgtatatataggcataggttaggttaggttaggtgtttaggttctgttggtgattatttgtatttgtagtacgtgggtgaagcatttacagcgttgtggttcgaacaaaagtcgtcagtgaagcacttgtcccggaagtgttcggacgtcaccagttgtgagtcgtgtgtaaactgttttcattcataaacagcggggggagggggggttggtgggtggatggaatcacttttggatctttgtttggagaacgGGCTGCCCACTGCAACCCGACCTCATAAATaatggccaaagtccattccatgcacccgtcaacccccctgtttatgaatgaaaaacggtttacacacgactgacaactgatgacgtccgaacacttccggaacaagtgcttcactgacgaattttgttcgaaccacaacgctgtaaatgcttcacccacgtactacaaatacaaataatcgccaacaggaccttaacacctaacctaaccagtgccttaataaacacaatatgctaatatacaacaatactaatttatatttgagaaaattcctattttaaaTAAAGAGAATAGTAATTTTTTTTAATGCGTCTttgggatcgaccgctggatggaatggacttggtctgcggACGGGTTGGGCActgctcccccgccccccccccctcccactgctCAACACGCACATAAATAACTTGACACATAAAAGTCTACACAGTTTATTGTTCTTGAAATCGACTTGTGAATATTTTTTTTCGAGAGAAATCACTTATTTGTAATACATCCAGATGGTCACACCGTACGGACACACGCACACAGTGGCTggcagacacgcacacacacaaagtagTGCACATGCGCACACGAAGGAGGCCACACGCACACGAAGTAGTGCACATGCGTACACGAAGGAGGCCACACGCACACGAAGAGGAGGACACAGAGGAAGAGGACACGGGAGCCACTCACCTGAGGCCGTTGACGAAGAACTTCTCGGTGATGTAGTCGCGGCAGTTGGAGTTCTCGAAGGCCAGGTAGAACTTGTAGTCCCTGTTGAGCATCTCGAAGCACTTGGCGGAGTTGGACCTCGGGCAGCGCTTGGTGCCGCAGGCGCCGAAGATGTCCACCCCGATGTACTTGCCCAGCTCCTTGGCGTACTGGAGGCGGTTGTTCCGCGCGCCGCAGTTGGACACGAACCACGCCACTTGCTTGGTCTTGTTCGCGGCGTAGTTGATCTCCTGCGGCTTCTGGCGGAGGGAGTTGTCGTAGTAGACCCACTTCTCGTAGGGCGCCACGATGTCGGAGTCGTGGCGGTAGGTGGCGGTCCAGTTGAAGACGTTCCTGTTGGTGAAGTGCTGAGTGTGTAGCGGGCACTCCAGCATGAACATGACCCACACCTGGCGCGGGTCGCGGCTGTGGGCCGGCATGCTGAAGTGGTCCTTGTACATGATGGCGTCGGCCGAGGTCAGCTCCGAGCGGCTCCCCGTCAGCACGCACGTGTCCACCGGGCACTTCAGCTTCAGGAACTGCCCGCGGCCCGCCCTCAGGCCCCACGAGTTCATCCCGTTGTACATCAGGATTTTCTTAAAGTACGGGAGGGCCTTGTCCGGGGCGGCGGGGTCCGGGTGGTCCTCCAGCAGGAGGGGCGGCGGCGGCCGGAACATGAGCTGGTCCACGATGCGGTCGTCAGGGTCCTCCTCGGGCCACAGCCGCTCCCGCCGGACCCACTGCTCCGGCTCCACCGGCGCCTCCGGCCGCATCTCCCCGCCCTTCAGGTACCAGGGCCGGCGGCGCGGGGGTAGCGTGGTGAGGGTGATGTTGGGCAGGGGCTGGGGGCGGGGCGCGGAGGGCAGCACCGGCGGGTACGGGTCTGGGCTGCCCTGGCCCTCCCCGGCGGGATGGGCGCCGCTCTCCGCGCCCTCCTCCGCCACCTCGATGACCgggtggtcgaggtggggggcgcGACGCAGGGCGAGGGGCGAGGGCGCGGGGGCGTGGAGCCAAGCGCCCCCCGGCTGGTGGACGGACaccaggaggagggagaaggtggTGGCCGCCGACAGGTAGAGCAGCCCGCGGCGCAGCGACACCCGGGGCATCCTGCCGCCTACCCTCCCACCATCACCTGCACCACTGCAACCAGAAACACCTCACAGTTAGTCAGGGCGGGATGTACACAACACCTTAACTCCACACACAATAAAACTATGACCAACAGCACCTATAACCACTTGGAGCATCGGGGCTCGAACGCCGACCTACCAAGTTGTTAGgtcgtcgctctaccgaccaggcCAAGTGGTAACGAGTGTAGGCCTACCGACAATACACACAACAACTGCTTAAGTCTAAAAATCAGCGAGAGATCTGTCGTCAGCTTTTCCGTTGTTGCGTCACCGGCCTGAAGAGAAATTCGAGGATTAttaaatgaagcagagaaggaataTAATGGTGTGACAACTTTACCAGCAAAAGATGTATTGTGTGATTCCACACAACAAGAGCTGTAATTGTATCTGTTAAATATAAAACACCTGTGATTGTATCTGTCATATGTAAAGATTAATGTAGCCAGAGAACAAGAGGAATTAGAAATTGTAAAGTGTACGCCAGACAAGTGACTGGCAGAGCTTACATGTGGACCACATATCTGACCTGAGAGAGCTtgcgagtgagtgtgagagagacactTACATGTGGGACAGATGTACATCTGCCTGGGGTCATGGAGGAAGATCACTACAATActagaacaggggggggggggttagaattAGTGCATAATAAGAATACACAGCTTGATCAAATACGGTGTATGAAGATAACTCAGTTCCCCCTAGAAGATAATGACAgggataattaataataataataataattaattaacttTATCAGacacaggcagccagtgtgtgtggacttacctagttgtactcttcctagctgtgcttgcgggggttgagcttcggctctttagccCAATACCTGTGTTATTCCCTTTTTTTCCCTTTCCGTGTTTCGTAATACAAAAATTTTGTGAGATAGAAGGGATGGGAGAGAGACGATGGAGGGGAAAGGTAGGAGGTAGATGGGAAGACTAGGAAGGAGGGGAGAATCTGAAGAGAACAGAAGGAAGAGGAagcagggggtggggggtgtgggggcccAGGAGTTGGGGTGTGGGGGCCCAGGAGTTGGGGTGTGGGGGCCCaggagtgggggtgtgggggcccaggagtgggggtgtgggggccCAGGAGTGCGGGTGTGGGGGCCCAggagtgggggtgaggggggttgtgggagcccaggaggggggggggtgtggggtgaccAGAAGCCCCAATCAGGACAGAGGTGAGCACTCGGCCGCCGACTGACACTTAGGAAAATTGCCTCcaatgaattatatgtcaagcGGGTTTTTTTCCGGGTCCGCggctttttttgtttgtttgcccGCGTGTAgatttctcattctctctcttcctctcttattACCTATCATTTGCTCTCTTATTACCCGTAATTTACTCCCGTCTCATTTGCTCAGCCTCTCCCACTGTCCccaacctcacccctccctctctgtTAGGAGGGAtcatctccccccctcccaccctaaCCATCCCATCCACTTTTCTGTCTCCTTGTCCCCTAATCACATGTCAAAATGTTCACAACTTATATTTCAAGCAAAtaaacaaccccccctccctccctccctccctcaccccctctccctccctccctccgccccacctcaccccccccctctccctcctttcccagtcttctccctctccctccttcccagcaTCTGTTGCCttcctcacagctccctgacaagagggagccagcttagcttacctgccaacacccccacacagcgtgtcagcaaggcggacagtccgccgccTATCATAATATCGTAATTCATACTAAGCTTCTCATTTCGAAGTTTTTTATCCCTTCGCCTCTGCCTCTTAATCTTCTTCACTAGAACAAAAAAAAAGGTAGCATTCCAACACCTGCAGAATGAATCAATTTCTTGTCAAAGGCGGTCATTCactggtgtattcacctagttgtattcacttagttgttcttacggggattgagctctgttctttcggcccgcatctcaactgtcaatcaattgttactaactactatttttttttcccacaccacacacgcgCGCGCTCACGCGGTGCGCGCGCGCATGCGCTCACCTATTCGTGCAGGCAGGCGCAAGCTACAGCATGCAATATGCACGGTGTGCAAACAACGGCATACAATACTCAACTGTTGTACAGTTGGGTCATAAATGAGCAATATCCATGTGGTCCCTCTGTGACCCACTTCTGCCTGTTAGGTAAACGCTTACCCATGTCCCTGCTCTTcccttctacacacacacacacacacacgccacacacacacacacacacacacacacacacacacacacacacacacacacacacacacacacacacacacacacacacgccacacacacacacatacgccacacacgcacacacatacgccacacacgcacacacacgccacacacgcacacatgccacacacgcacacatgccacacacgccacacacgcgcgcgcgcacacacacacgcgcacacacacacacacgcggggaAAGAAagggctcaggggaaagacggcccaagatatgatggattacatcacgcagaagtgcaaggacgcagccaacaagtttgtcccagtccaaaaggaaaacagagaaatgaagatgagaaacccatggtttaatcaaagatgtaggctagctaagcagcaaagtaaaagggcatggagaaactataggaataacaggacactggagagcagagaaagataccagaatgccaggaatgaatatgtcaggatgagaagagaggcagaaagacaatacgaaaatgacatcgcaagcaaggcaaagactcagcctaaattgttgcatagccacattaggagaaaaacaacagtaaaggaacaggttatgagattaaggataggggcggaaggattcactacaaatgacaaggaagtgtgtgaggaattgaataagaaattccaggaggtcttcaccttagaacaaggagaaattccagaggtaagtgagggaatagctaaccaggaaccactggaagagtttgagattaccagtggggaagtaaggaagtgtttactagagttggacgtgacgaaggctataggcccagatggaatctccccttgggttctaaaggaaggagcaagagaactgagcctaccactctccatagtgtataacaaatcactggcaacaggggaactgccagatatttggaaagcagctaacgtagtcccgatatacaagaaaggggatagacaggaggcactgaactacaggccagtgtccctaacctgcataccatgcaagctgatggagaagattgtgcgaaaaaaactagtggagcatctggagcgaaggaactttgtaacacagcatcaacatgggttcagggatggcaggtcctgcctcacagggttacttgaattctacgaccaggcaacaaaaataaggcaagaaagagaagggtgggcagactgcatatttttggattgtcagaaagcctttgatacagtgccacacaagaggctagtgcgaaagttggagatgcaggctggagtgagagggaaggtactccggtggatagaggaatacctaagcaacaggagacaacgagtctgtgtgaggggtgaggtctcagattggcgagacgtcacaagtggagtcccgcaggggtcagtccttggacctatactgtttctggtatatgtaaatgatctcccagagggtatagattcgttcctctcaatgtttgccgacgatgcaaaaattatgaggaggattgaaacagaggatgatagtaggaggctacaagatgacctggatagactgagtgaatggtccaacaaatggctgttgaagttcaacccgagtaaatgcaaagtaatgaaactaggcagtggaaacaggaggccaggcacaggatacagaataggagatgaagtacttaatgaaacagacagagagaaagatctaggagttgatatcacaccaaacctgtctcctgaagcccacataaagagaataacgtctgcggcatatgcgaggctggctaacatcagaacggcgttcaggaacctgtgtaaggaatcattcagaatcttgtacaccacatatgtaagaccaatcctggagtatgcggccccagcatggagcccgtaccttgtcaagcacaagacgaagctggaaaaagtccaaaggtatgctactagactagtcccagaactaagaggcatgagttatgaggaaaggctgcgggaaatgcacctcacgacactggaagacagaagagtaagggggacatgatcacaacctacaaaatcctcaggggaatcgaccgggtaaacaaggatgaacttttcaacactggtgggacgcgaacaaggggacacaggtggaagctgagtacccaaatgagccacagagacgttagaaagaactttttcagtgtcagagtagttagcaaatggaatgcattaggaagtgatgtggtggaggctgactccattcacagtttcaaatgtagatatgatagagcccaataggctcaggaatctgtacaccagttgattgacggttgagaggcgggaccaaagagccagagctcaacccccgcaagcacaattaggtgagtacaattaggtgagtacacacacacacacacacacacacacacacacacgccacacacacacacgccacacacacacacacacgccacacacgcacacatgccacacacatgccacacacgcacacatgccacacacatgccacacacgcacacacacacacacacatattccattCCActtgaccaaagaaccagagctcaactcatctagttgtgcatgcgggggttgagctctagctctttggtcccgcctctcaaccgtcaatcaactggtgtacaggttcctgagcctattgggctctatcatatctacacttgaagctgtggatggagtcagtctccaccacatcactgcctaatgcattacatttgtctactactctgacactaaaaaaaattctttctaacgtctctatggctcatttgggcactcagtttccacctgtgtcccctagtgcgtgtgccccttgtgttaaaaagtctgtctttatctaccctatcaattcctctgagaatcttgtttgtggtgatcatgtcccccctaactcttctgtcttccagagacgtgaggtttaattcccgtagtctctcctcgtagctcatacccctcagctcgggtactagtctggtggcaaacctttgaaccttttccagtttagtcttatccttgactagatatggactccatgctggggctgcatactccaagattggtccgaCAGTatgcatgtgcgtgcgtgtgtgtgtgtgtgtgtgtgtgtgtgtgtgtgtgtgtgtgtgtgtgtgtgtgtgtgtgtgtgtgtgtgtgtgtgtgtgtgtttactagttgtgtttttgcgggggttgagctttgctctttcggcccgcctctcaactgtcaatcaactgtttactaactaactactaactactttttttttttttccccacaccacacacacacacacacacacacacacaccaggaagcagcccgtgacagctgactaactcccaggtacctatttactgctaggtaacaggggcacttagggtgaaagaaactttgccaatttgtttctgcctcgtgcgggaatcgaacccgcgccacagaattacgagtcctgcgcgctatccaccaggctacgaggcccccgacgtgtgtgtgtatatgtgtgtgtgtgtgtgtatatgggtgtgtgtgtatgtgtgtgtgtgtgtgtgtgtgtgtgtgtgtgtgtgtgtgtgtgtgtgtgtgtgtgtgtgtgtgtgtgtgtgtgtgtgtgtgtactcacctatatgtactcacctatatgtgcttgcaggatcgagcattgactcttggatcccgc contains the following coding sequences:
- the LOC123773963 gene encoding glycoprotein 3-alpha-L-fucosyltransferase A isoform X2, which encodes MAAWTSGAGDGGRVGGRMPRVSLRRGLLYLSAATTFSLLLVSVHQPGGAWLHAPAPSPLALRRAPHLDHPVIEVAEEGAESGAHPAGEGQGSPDPYPPVLPSAPRPQPLPNITLTTLPPRRRPWYLKGGEMRPEAPVEPEQWVRRERLWPEEDPDDRIVDQLMFRPPPPLLLEDHPDPAAPDKALPYFKKILMYNGMNSWGLRAGRGQFLKLKCPVDTCVLTGSRSELTSADAIMYKDHFSMPAHSRDPRQVWVMFMLECPLHTQHFTNRNVFNWTATYRHDSDIVAPYEKWVYYDNSLRQKPQEINYAANKTKQVAWFVSNCGARNNRLQYAKELGKYIGVDIFGACGTKRCPRSNSAKCFEMLNRDYKFYLAFENSNCRDYITEKFFVNGLSHHILPIVMGAHPEDYARQAPHKSYIHVDDFESPKELANFLHLLDQNDDLYNEYFRWKGTGEFINTYFMCRLCAMLHDDTHQQHYEDINVWWRGTGTCISGSWRKYDKFKMEPEKKKAPEG
- the LOC123773963 gene encoding glycoprotein 3-alpha-L-fucosyltransferase A isoform X1, translated to MAAWTSGAGDGGRVGGRMPRVSLRRGLLYLSAATTFSLLLVSVHQPGGAWLHAPAPSPLALRRAPHLDHPVIEVAEEGAESGAHPAGEGQGSPDPYPPVLPSAPRPQPLPNITLTTLPPRRRPWYLKGGEMRPEAPVEPEQWVRRERLWPEEDPDDRIVDQLMFRPPPPLLLEDHPDPAAPDKALPYFKKILMYNGMNSWGLRAGRGQFLKLKCPVDTCVLTGSRSELTSADAIMYKDHFSMPAHSRDPRQVWVMFMLECPLHTQHFTNRNVFNWTATYRHDSDIVAPYEKWVYYDNSLRQKPQEINYAANKTKQVAWFVSNCGARNNRLQYAKELGKYIGVDIFGACGTKRCPRSNSAKCFEMLNRDYKFYLAFENSNCRDYITEKFFVNGLRGLPNQKSHHILPIVMGAHPEDYARQAPHKSYIHVDDFESPKELANFLHLLDQNDDLYNEYFRWKGTGEFINTYFMCRLCAMLHDDTHQQHYEDINVWWRGTGTCISGSWRKYDKFKMEPEKKKAPEG
- the LOC123773963 gene encoding glycoprotein 3-alpha-L-fucosyltransferase A isoform X3; this translates as MPRVSLRRGLLYLSAATTFSLLLVSVHQPGGAWLHAPAPSPLALRRAPHLDHPVIEVAEEGAESGAHPAGEGQGSPDPYPPVLPSAPRPQPLPNITLTTLPPRRRPWYLKGGEMRPEAPVEPEQWVRRERLWPEEDPDDRIVDQLMFRPPPPLLLEDHPDPAAPDKALPYFKKILMYNGMNSWGLRAGRGQFLKLKCPVDTCVLTGSRSELTSADAIMYKDHFSMPAHSRDPRQVWVMFMLECPLHTQHFTNRNVFNWTATYRHDSDIVAPYEKWVYYDNSLRQKPQEINYAANKTKQVAWFVSNCGARNNRLQYAKELGKYIGVDIFGACGTKRCPRSNSAKCFEMLNRDYKFYLAFENSNCRDYITEKFFVNGLRGLPNQKSHHILPIVMGAHPEDYARQAPHKSYIHVDDFESPKELANFLHLLDQNDDLYNEYFRWKGTGEFINTYFMCRLCAMLHDDTHQQHYEDINVWWRGTGTCISGSWRKYDKFKMEPEKKKAPEG